In Salisediminibacterium beveridgei, one DNA window encodes the following:
- a CDS encoding RNA polymerase sigma factor has product MQDHELIEAAISGDEFALRRLHDLYVTQVFSYVYGQVASYHDAEEVLQDIFYKVAMKMNTFSGKSTFKTWVFSIARNTVLDYHRQAKKRNRSIATEEEKLRTLSPLTTSSEDEVILQDEIREALILMNELPETYRTVLHLRVIEEFTVEETAAIMKKSNFSVKALQRRARKMLQEHMHQEVMDA; this is encoded by the coding sequence ATGCAGGATCATGAGTTGATTGAAGCGGCTATCAGCGGGGACGAATTTGCACTTCGAAGACTCCATGATTTATACGTCACACAGGTATTTAGTTATGTATACGGTCAAGTGGCGAGCTACCATGATGCAGAAGAGGTTTTGCAGGACATCTTCTATAAAGTGGCCATGAAAATGAATACGTTCAGTGGAAAGTCAACATTTAAGACATGGGTATTTTCCATTGCCAGAAATACTGTACTGGATTACCACAGGCAGGCAAAAAAACGGAACCGGTCCATTGCAACTGAAGAGGAAAAGTTAAGGACGCTGAGTCCGTTAACAACATCGTCAGAAGATGAAGTGATTCTACAGGATGAAATTCGCGAGGCGCTGATTTTAATGAATGAGTTGCCCGAAACATACAGGACGGTGCTTCACCTCAGAGTCATTGAAGAATTCACGGTTGAGGAAACAGCTGCCATCATGAAAAAGTCAAATTTTTCTGTGAAAGCACTGCAGCGAAGGGCAAGAAAGATGCTTCAAGAGCATATGCATCAGGAGGTGATGGACGCATGA
- a CDS encoding BCCT family transporter encodes MLEKINTYIVFIVSAIIVAAIVIWGYLEPEQLNTYSVYVMDQMVESFGWFYVSATALFILFCFYLGFGPYRHMKLGTKNEKPEYTYFTWLGMLFAAGMGVGLVFWGVGEPMSHFHDPAGDVSSGSQEAAEQGLLLGVFHWGVHPWAVYAIVALGLAFAKFRKNLPGLVSSSFYPLIGERIYQWPGKLIDMIVIVATTVGIATSFGMSSLQVGSGLSQLFDLETNMTVYMTIIAVVTVIFLLSVMSGLNNGMRYLSISNLGLAGILLIVGLIAGPTVFILEHTILTTGQYITQLPSLSFDTTPYSDNEWMGEWTLFYWAWVISWSPFVGTFIARVSRGRTLQEFIIGVLIVPTFITIIWFVTFGGAGMYFEMNHGVDIASVTAETPEAGLFLVIGELPFQMILSIAALILISIFFITSANSATYVLGVFSSSGDLNPKRPILVVWGLLISSIAAVLLASGGLDGMQAIATIIALPFTGIMILMMVAVYKSLHLEGIERHQIEKKEDW; translated from the coding sequence ATGTTGGAAAAGATAAATACATACATTGTTTTTATTGTTTCAGCGATCATTGTTGCAGCGATCGTTATCTGGGGATATTTGGAACCTGAACAATTGAATACCTACTCCGTTTATGTCATGGATCAGATGGTTGAATCATTTGGTTGGTTTTATGTCTCTGCAACTGCGCTTTTTATTCTTTTTTGTTTTTATTTGGGTTTTGGACCTTATCGACATATGAAACTCGGAACGAAAAATGAAAAACCTGAATATACCTACTTCACATGGCTTGGGATGTTGTTCGCTGCCGGAATGGGGGTAGGACTCGTATTTTGGGGCGTTGGAGAACCGATGTCTCATTTCCATGATCCTGCAGGTGATGTGTCCTCAGGCTCTCAGGAAGCCGCAGAACAAGGTCTGTTACTCGGCGTTTTTCATTGGGGGGTGCATCCCTGGGCTGTTTATGCGATTGTTGCACTGGGTCTGGCATTCGCGAAGTTCCGAAAAAATTTGCCGGGTCTTGTCAGTTCATCGTTTTATCCTTTGATCGGTGAACGAATTTACCAGTGGCCGGGTAAATTGATCGATATGATTGTGATTGTGGCTACGACAGTAGGGATTGCCACTTCATTTGGTATGAGCAGCCTTCAAGTAGGCAGCGGACTTAGTCAGCTTTTTGATCTTGAAACGAATATGACGGTTTATATGACGATAATTGCTGTTGTGACTGTCATTTTTCTTTTGTCCGTGATGTCGGGATTAAATAATGGCATGCGGTATTTGAGTATATCGAACCTTGGATTGGCCGGGATACTGCTTATCGTTGGTCTGATCGCAGGGCCGACGGTTTTTATTTTGGAACACACAATTCTGACGACGGGACAGTATATCACGCAGTTGCCCTCTTTAAGTTTTGATACAACCCCTTATTCTGATAATGAGTGGATGGGGGAATGGACGCTCTTTTACTGGGCTTGGGTCATTTCCTGGAGTCCGTTTGTGGGCACGTTTATCGCCAGGGTATCCAGGGGCAGAACTCTTCAAGAATTTATTATAGGCGTATTAATTGTCCCGACCTTCATCACGATCATCTGGTTTGTCACTTTTGGCGGTGCGGGTATGTATTTTGAAATGAATCACGGTGTAGATATTGCATCTGTTACTGCAGAAACCCCTGAAGCAGGGTTGTTTCTTGTGATTGGTGAATTGCCATTTCAAATGATACTCAGTATCGCGGCGCTGATTCTGATTTCAATCTTTTTCATCACATCTGCGAATTCCGCTACCTATGTACTGGGGGTTTTCTCATCATCAGGTGATCTGAATCCAAAGCGTCCGATCCTGGTTGTCTGGGGTCTTTTGATTTCTTCAATTGCAGCAGTGCTGCTTGCCAGTGGGGGACTGGATGGGATGCAGGCGATTGCAACGATCATTGCTTTACCATTTACAGGGATCATGATCCTGATGATGGTAGCAGTATATAAATCATTGCACCTTGAAGGGATTGAACGGCATCAGATTGAAAAAAAAGAAGATTGGTAA
- the aceA gene encoding isocitrate lyase — protein sequence MGQKTAGMMKNEWEQERFTGVVRPYSPEDVQKLQGSLHIEYSLARHGAEKLWRLMQERPYVAALGALTGNQAMQQVKAGLEAIYLSGWQVAADANLSGQMYPDQSLYPANSVPNVVKKINQTFQRADQIQQSEGGGEIDYFAPIVADMEAGFGGSLNVFELTKAMIEAGAAGVHLEDQLSSEKKCGHLGGKVLLPTQVAVKNLISARLAADVCDVPTIIVARTDANAADLITSDVDEYDHQFLTGERTAEGFYRTTAGIDQAIARGLAYAPYADLVWCETSEPNLDEARKFAEAIHQQYPDKQLAYNCSPSFNWRKKLDEKTIRNFQDELGKMGYAFQFVTLAGFHALNHSMFELALKYKSRGMEAYSELQQAEFDSEKDGYTATRHQREVGTGYFDEVSQIITGGTSSTLALKGSTESQQFTKTHS from the coding sequence ATGGGTCAAAAAACAGCCGGCATGATGAAAAATGAATGGGAACAGGAACGATTTACTGGAGTGGTAAGACCTTATTCACCGGAAGATGTGCAAAAGCTTCAGGGATCGCTCCATATTGAGTACAGCCTTGCAAGACATGGGGCTGAGAAATTATGGCGGCTGATGCAAGAACGGCCATATGTAGCGGCTCTTGGTGCATTGACGGGAAATCAGGCAATGCAACAAGTCAAAGCCGGTCTTGAAGCAATTTATCTCAGCGGCTGGCAAGTTGCCGCTGATGCGAATCTTTCAGGACAGATGTATCCGGATCAAAGCCTTTACCCGGCAAACTCTGTACCGAATGTTGTAAAAAAAATCAATCAGACATTTCAAAGAGCTGATCAGATTCAACAGTCAGAAGGTGGTGGAGAAATCGACTACTTTGCACCGATTGTTGCAGATATGGAAGCAGGATTTGGCGGCTCATTGAATGTTTTTGAACTGACAAAAGCGATGATTGAAGCAGGAGCGGCAGGTGTTCATCTTGAGGACCAGCTGTCTTCTGAGAAGAAATGCGGGCATCTTGGCGGAAAAGTACTGCTGCCGACACAGGTAGCTGTTAAGAATCTCATATCTGCAAGACTGGCTGCGGATGTGTGCGATGTACCAACGATTATCGTAGCCAGAACGGATGCAAATGCAGCGGATCTGATCACCAGTGATGTGGATGAGTATGATCATCAGTTTCTGACTGGAGAACGAACAGCTGAAGGTTTTTACCGGACGACAGCAGGAATTGATCAGGCCATTGCGAGGGGACTTGCCTATGCGCCTTATGCGGATCTTGTCTGGTGCGAAACGAGCGAACCGAATCTGGATGAAGCTCGCAAGTTCGCCGAAGCCATTCATCAACAGTATCCGGATAAACAGTTGGCCTATAACTGCTCACCATCGTTTAATTGGAGAAAGAAATTGGATGAAAAAACAATCCGGAATTTCCAGGATGAGCTTGGGAAGATGGGCTATGCTTTTCAATTTGTAACCCTTGCAGGATTCCATGCGCTGAACCACAGCATGTTTGAACTGGCGCTTAAGTACAAATCCAGAGGGATGGAAGCCTATTCAGAATTGCAGCAGGCTGAGTTTGATTCAGAAAAAGATGGCTACACAGCAACCCGGCATCAGCGTGAAGTGGGTACGGGCTACTTCGATGAAGTGTCGCAGATTATAACCGGAGGAACGTCTTCCACGCTTGCACTGAAAGGATCCACAGAAAGCCAGCAATTCACAAAAACACATTCTTAA